The genomic DNA CAGGTATTGTTCTACCCCTGGGCATCTCTTTTTTTACTTTTCAACAGATCACCCTGCTGGTGGATGCCTTTGTGGAGCGCAAGAAGAGCCATTATGGTCTGTTGTCCCATTCACTGTTTATCTGTTTTTTCCCCCAATTGATTGCCGGCCCCATTGTCCACCACAAGGAGATGATGCCACAGTTTGACAAAAATCCTTCGGACCAGTTGTGGTTCAATTTGGCAGTGGGCGTGTCCCTTTTTAGCATAGGCCTTGCCAAAAAGGTTTTGATTGCCGATACCATGGGGCTCTCTGCCAGTAACCTGTTTGACAATACGAGTTTTGCTCTCCACGAGCCCCATTTATTGGAGGCTTGGGGGGGGGTGTTGAGTTTTGGTTTTCAGGTCTATTTTGATTTTTCCGGTTATTCGGACATGGCGTTGGGTTTGGCTTTCATGTTTGGCATTCGCCTGCCTATCAATTTTGCTTCGCCGTTTAAGGCGGGCTCTATGATCGAATTTTGGAGCCGTTGGCACATCTCTCTATCCCGGCTGATCCTGGATTATGTCTATACGCCGTTGGCTTTGCGTTTTATGCGTTTTTCTGTCCAGTTGGGGGGTGGGCGATTCAAACGTTATCTGATTGCCATCACGCTTCCCTCCTTGTTGACTTTTCTGTTGGATGGCTTTTGGCATGGCGCGGGTTGGAACTTTATCCTGTTTGGCTTTCTGCACGGGGTAGCCCTGATTTTCAACCAGGCTTGGCGTCAGAGTCGCCGTTCCATCCCTTATTGGATGGGTTGGATCCTCACCTTTATGGTGGTTACTTTCGCTTGGGTGCCATTTCGCACCGCTGATTTTTCAGCCATGGGAGAGATTTATCAGGGGTTGTTGGGTTTGAACGGAATGACCTTCCCCCACACACTGGTGGTTTGGGTGGAGCCTGTTTGGCCCGATCTTGGCGTTTGGATGGGACGGCACTCCTGGGCGGATATGAGTGGGGAGCATCTGATACACCTTTTGGTGTTTTGCCCGCTGTTGCTTTTGGGGGTGCTGTTTTTGCCCAACAGCAATCAGTGGCTGGGGCCCTACAATCCGGGTTTGTCCTCCAAAGGTTATCCGGCAACAGTGGTTCCGAGGCAGGCGGTGCATGATTGGCATTGGCGACCCCATCCGGCTTTGGCCCTGGGGATGGCGGCGCTGTTTGTCTGGAGCGTGTTGAGCCTTAACCGGGTTACGGAATTTATCTATTTCCAGTTTTAACTCAGGCTGGTGTTTCCTG from Magnetococcales bacterium includes the following:
- a CDS encoding MBOAT family protein, yielding MLFNSFGFIFLFLPLTLTGYYVIYNRLGTRPAFGWLVAASLIFYGYWNPLFVLLLLFSIGFNYGVEQRIIGAISHQLRYRWYVFGILTNLTVLGYFKYANFFLDNLNSLIGSQFHLAGIVLPLGISFFTFQQITLLVDAFVERKKSHYGLLSHSLFICFFPQLIAGPIVHHKEMMPQFDKNPSDQLWFNLAVGVSLFSIGLAKKVLIADTMGLSASNLFDNTSFALHEPHLLEAWGGVLSFGFQVYFDFSGYSDMALGLAFMFGIRLPINFASPFKAGSMIEFWSRWHISLSRLILDYVYTPLALRFMRFSVQLGGGRFKRYLIAITLPSLLTFLLDGFWHGAGWNFILFGFLHGVALIFNQAWRQSRRSIPYWMGWILTFMVVTFAWVPFRTADFSAMGEIYQGLLGLNGMTFPHTLVVWVEPVWPDLGVWMGRHSWADMSGEHLIHLLVFCPLLLLGVLFLPNSNQWLGPYNPGLSSKGYPATVVPRQAVHDWHWRPHPALALGMAALFVWSVLSLNRVTEFIYFQF